One window of Inquilinus sp. Marseille-Q2685 genomic DNA carries:
- a CDS encoding FAD-binding oxidoreductase, with amino-acid sequence MADDYFPLEPSLWAATAAPAPETPPLDTSVTADVAIIGGGYAGLSAALHLAERGVRPVLLEARQIGFGGSGRNGGQVIPGLKHDPDALVAMFGAERGGRLAEFGGGTADLVFDLIARHGMDVPHRRAGWIQGAHSPEGLAEAEARAAQWAKRGAPVRPLDKAAIGQALGTDRYLGGWLDERGGGIQPLGYARGLARAALKAGAAIHTGTPVTSLDRAEGRWRLGTAGGATVTADRVLLCTNGYSKGLWPRLEETIIAANSFQVATRPLTNRERETVLPGGQVSSDTRKLLLYFRLDHQGRLLMGGRGPFREPKGASDWAHLERVVGKLFPQLSGIAIQHRWCGRVAVTRDYLPHLHEPAPGLLVDIGCQGRGVGLQTAMGRAMAAYVATGDADALPLPPVPIRPLPLHALHRLYVSAVITWYRMNDGGL; translated from the coding sequence GTGGCCGACGACTACTTTCCGCTCGAACCCTCGCTGTGGGCCGCCACCGCGGCGCCCGCGCCCGAGACGCCGCCGCTCGACACGTCGGTCACCGCGGATGTGGCGATCATCGGCGGCGGCTATGCCGGCCTGTCGGCGGCGCTGCATCTGGCCGAGCGTGGGGTGCGCCCGGTGCTGCTGGAGGCGCGGCAGATCGGCTTCGGCGGCTCCGGCCGCAACGGCGGCCAGGTCATCCCCGGACTGAAGCACGACCCGGACGCACTGGTCGCGATGTTCGGGGCGGAGCGGGGCGGCCGGCTGGCCGAGTTCGGCGGCGGCACGGCCGACCTGGTGTTCGACCTGATCGCGCGCCACGGCATGGATGTGCCGCATCGGCGCGCCGGCTGGATCCAGGGCGCGCATTCGCCGGAGGGCCTGGCCGAGGCCGAGGCGCGGGCGGCGCAATGGGCGAAGCGCGGCGCGCCGGTGCGGCCGCTGGACAAGGCCGCGATCGGGCAGGCGTTGGGCACCGACCGCTATCTCGGCGGCTGGCTGGACGAGCGCGGCGGCGGCATCCAGCCGCTCGGCTACGCCCGCGGCCTGGCCCGGGCGGCGTTGAAGGCCGGGGCCGCGATCCACACCGGCACGCCGGTCACGTCGCTCGACCGGGCGGAGGGGCGCTGGCGCCTCGGCACGGCCGGCGGCGCCACGGTCACGGCGGACCGCGTCCTGCTCTGCACCAACGGCTACTCCAAGGGGCTGTGGCCGCGGCTGGAAGAGACCATCATCGCCGCCAACTCCTTCCAGGTGGCGACCCGGCCGCTGACCAACCGCGAGCGCGAGACGGTGCTGCCCGGCGGGCAGGTCAGCTCCGACACCCGCAAGCTCTTGCTCTATTTCCGGCTGGACCATCAGGGCCGCCTCTTGATGGGCGGCCGCGGCCCGTTCCGCGAACCCAAGGGCGCGTCCGACTGGGCGCATCTCGAGCGCGTCGTCGGCAAGCTGTTCCCGCAGCTCTCCGGGATCGCTATCCAGCATCGCTGGTGCGGCCGGGTGGCGGTGACGCGGGACTACCTGCCGCATCTGCACGAGCCGGCGCCGGGCCTCCTGGTCGACATCGGCTGCCAGGGCCGCGGCGTCGGTCTGCAGACGGCGATGGGCCGGGCGATGGCGGCGTATGTGGCCACGGGCGACGCCGACGCCCTGCCGCTGCCGCCCGTGCCGATCAGGCCCCTGCCGCTGCACGCCCTGCACCGGCTCTACGTCTCCGCCGTCATCACCTGGTACCGGATGAACGACGGCGGGCTTTGA